The following proteins are co-located in the Sulfurospirillum deleyianum DSM 6946 genome:
- a CDS encoding DUF6172 family protein, translated as MKKIFPLEQENKNSDRVIDALKHEIRKYLKRERNKKLPEGSPFWIFECRFGQSAEETSLVYVQDLIAALDNAYAQKWQECYIEIIAQPAKNLKPTKEAN; from the coding sequence TTGAAAAAGATATTTCCACTCGAACAAGAGAATAAAAACAGTGACAGAGTCATCGACGCACTCAAACATGAAATACGAAAATACCTCAAACGTGAACGCAATAAAAAACTCCCAGAGGGTTCACCGTTTTGGATTTTTGAGTGTCGCTTTGGACAGAGTGCAGAAGAAACCTCTTTGGTGTACGTGCAAGACCTCATCGCCGCTTTGGACAATGCATATGCTCAAAAATGGCAGGAGTGCTACATAGAAATTATCGCCCAACCTGCAAAAAATCTCAAACCAACAAAGGAAGCCAACTAG
- a CDS encoding HD-GYP domain-containing protein — protein MSAEILVPEKATIFIVDDTPENLTLVSTLLKPFYRVKVATSGEKALVYFAQHEAVPDLILLDIVMPGLSGFDVIVELKKNSKIRDIPVIFLTAMSRVEDEKKGLELGAVDYITKPISPSVVLARIKTHLQNKAVADFLRDKNEYLEAEIAKRTEEISAIQYVTIFALTSLAETRDSDTGNHIRRTQHYVKALAKALQTHPRFAPYLSDTMIETLFKSAPLHDIGKVGIPDAILLKPAKLTPEEFEIMKSHTTLGKKAIEHAEEQLGMSVAFLEVAKEIAYSHHEKWDGSGYPLGLKGDEIPICGRLMAVADVYDALITKRVYKEGFSHEKAVAIILEGRGTHFDPDVTDAFRALQETFHEIAMRFSDSQRL, from the coding sequence GTGAGTGCAGAAATTTTAGTACCCGAGAAAGCGACGATTTTTATCGTCGATGATACCCCCGAAAATTTAACACTGGTTTCAACTCTTTTGAAACCATTTTATCGTGTTAAAGTTGCTACTTCAGGTGAAAAAGCGCTTGTCTATTTTGCGCAACATGAAGCGGTGCCAGATTTGATTTTACTTGATATTGTCATGCCAGGACTTTCAGGTTTTGATGTGATTGTTGAGCTTAAAAAAAATTCAAAGATACGAGATATTCCTGTCATTTTTCTTACGGCGATGAGTCGTGTGGAGGATGAAAAAAAAGGGTTGGAATTGGGGGCTGTGGATTATATTACCAAACCTATTTCTCCGTCTGTGGTGTTAGCACGTATTAAAACGCATTTGCAAAATAAGGCTGTTGCGGATTTTTTACGGGATAAAAATGAGTATCTTGAAGCAGAAATCGCTAAACGAACCGAAGAAATTTCAGCCATTCAGTATGTCACCATTTTTGCTTTAACCTCCCTTGCTGAAACCAGAGATTCAGATACGGGCAATCATATTCGAAGAACCCAGCATTATGTTAAAGCTTTAGCTAAAGCTTTGCAAACACACCCTCGTTTTGCACCCTATCTTAGTGATACCATGATAGAAACTCTGTTTAAATCTGCTCCTTTACATGATATTGGGAAAGTAGGTATTCCTGATGCCATTTTGCTAAAACCTGCCAAATTGACTCCTGAAGAGTTTGAAATTATGAAAAGCCATACGACGCTTGGCAAAAAAGCGATTGAACATGCAGAAGAGCAGTTAGGGATGAGTGTGGCATTTTTGGAAGTTGCCAAAGAGATTGCGTATTCGCACCATGAAAAATGGGATGGAAGCGGTTATCCTTTAGGATTAAAAGGGGATGAAATCCCTATTTGTGGGCGTTTGATGGCAGTTGCCGATGTCTATGATGCCTTGATTACGAAACGGGTCTATAAAGAGGGGTTTAGCCATGAAAAGGCAGTAGCGATTATTTTAGAAGGAAGAGGAACGCATTTTGACCCTGATGTTACGGATGCTTTTCGTGCGTTACAAGAGACTTTCCATGAAATAGCGATGCGTTTTTCAGATTCACAAAGACTTTAA
- a CDS encoding transporter substrate-binding domain-containing protein has translation MKWLWIVLCVPFFLFGQEALVLSHQEKVWLNGQKEIYIGAMDDWAPINFVDYHGKASGIGSEIVAELNKLLKGKLKIVSGSWEEIYTQAKEGKIDAIMDITKKPEREAFFYFTKAYLNIPHVIVSRQDTPSFGSLESLYGKKVALEKNVGTIGYLRTNFPFIEIQTYDTTSMALHALAMKEVDAYIGNRAVMSYKIEQEFLNSLKIDALERSRKSVPLSLGVPRSNPMLFSILEKSMEAIPRETWVKILSKWSNEKPLSLDLTSEERAYLKMKKELRFVAGNEEWKPFSFLDKNGQMQGLEKDFLKLLESYLSVPIYVTHLPWEDALKQAKSHHFDGIISASPTPDRLEKLSFSHAYYISPLAVVTRHDNVRDINENFAQKRIAVMEGSAVVLHVKEHFPEAKIVYTKEGTQGLITMLLKREAEGAIDTMLSLEYLLKEKSLDAQVEIGYSFYSEALSSFQYALRKDEPLLLSIINKAIDAYSLDERKNIKERWESKNGNGMKTVSLKGEQKPLTTLSKEEIQWIKEHPIIKVSNEPDFPPFDFMKEGRAVGLGVDYMNFVAQKVGLHVSYVQSTWEDLLKQFEAGKMDVLQSVYLTKKRQEYAYFTTPFFTNYPAMAVRKGSSIKSLAELKGKKVALMRGYGTSEKLLRDIPEIKPIMCTNVYEALHLVSFGEADVAFDSVGTMSYAIMEQMLTNLSIHKIDVSDKELSSDVHFAVKKEKAILYSILQKALDAMTPEEHIALRSKWVFSNETNFQAEQKSHFQLSSQEKAWLKEHPILLFTGDPRYLPYEAFNKEGKYIGIVADLLQKMEKELGIHIEKVPSLTWQDALLKAKNKEVDMISAYENDKILSETHLSTKPYVSSPLVIVTRKDKHKYFLNSLLELENQKIAIIKDYSYIQGLKAAYPKLHYMEVENAKKGFEGVASGEYDAMVVSLRLATYALHTMGLHNLHVIGKTDMNMHLAFNVKKEWEPLVGILNKAIAAIPPEELQQILKRWGPEDIDTPFDMTLFLEVVSFALLALIALFYWNYLLKRQVASKTAELSSLLKSFDAHVIASKTDLKGVITYVSDAFCQISGYKREELMGKNHRISRHPDNDAKIYEEMWAVITHGGAWKGRIKNKTKEGGYYWVDSVIEQELDASGKVVGYAAIRHDVTAHVELEELSEKLESIVEKRTQDLAFLNKEQQAIFDSTSVGIVLLKERLIVQCNKRIDEMLGYKIGEQLNQSTDIWYREIPDYQSVYEQVWHGEVVRFEHRLMRKDGTLFWARLSGRAIDYLDKEKGVVVVVEDISTEKEALEAIQRAKSLAEEATQVKSAFLANMSHEIRTPMNAIIGMAHLALQTELSNQQRNYLVKIDSASKHLLGIINDILDFSKIEAGKMRFESIDFYLEDVMEHLADLSVMKAQEKGLELLFDIETNIPTALRGDPLRLGQILINLVNNAIKFTAQGEIRLFVKLLAQEAKQVHLLFEVHDTGIGIDEAQQAKLFEAFSQADLSTTREFGGSGLGLAICKHLVEMMQGKIWVKSTLGEGSTFSFSAQFELQEEQKKPQFNDEDVRNLRILIVDDNASAREILENILRSFHFNVHSVCDGHHALSLLKEAQKEPQPYNLVLIDWMMPQLNGIETIRKIREEIVSDQPLMFIMITAYSKEELQKELEELFVDGILIKPISPSTLLNTILNVLGKEVMRLSRKEDKQALYRESIHALRGAKVLLVEDNIINQEIAKEILEREGMDIVVANHGKEALEWIEKESFDGVLMDCQMPVMDGFEATRLMREGGHTLPILAMTANAMEGDKERCLACGMNDHISKPIDMAKLFITMAKWIVPSNPRPLKIIQKEERADRPLLNVEGLDIEKALLHVNNNHALLETLWRRFVETQAECAERIEEALRIGDTEKAMREAHTLKGLSGNIGARELFESSKNLEHSLKESSSDIPLFLCQTKQDLETVIAHLKEAFLDEATHKEVLDFEAILTQEALHEKLNDLGYLLKELDSEAIDVLANIRASLFHLGYKKEVEEMEKALASFDFEKAYALLKEIK, from the coding sequence ATGAAATGGTTATGGATAGTGCTTTGTGTTCCATTTTTCCTTTTTGGACAAGAAGCGTTGGTGCTAAGCCATCAAGAAAAAGTGTGGCTTAATGGACAAAAAGAGATTTATATTGGGGCGATGGATGACTGGGCGCCTATTAATTTTGTCGATTACCATGGAAAGGCTTCAGGTATTGGCTCTGAAATTGTTGCGGAATTAAATAAGCTGTTAAAAGGGAAACTTAAAATTGTCTCTGGCAGTTGGGAAGAGATTTATACCCAAGCTAAAGAGGGAAAGATTGATGCGATTATGGATATTACGAAAAAGCCTGAACGTGAGGCTTTTTTTTATTTTACCAAAGCGTATTTGAACATTCCTCATGTCATTGTTTCTAGGCAAGATACTCCCTCTTTTGGCTCATTGGAGTCGTTGTACGGTAAAAAAGTGGCATTGGAGAAAAATGTAGGTACGATTGGGTATTTGCGTACGAATTTTCCTTTTATTGAGATTCAAACGTATGATACAACCTCGATGGCACTCCATGCATTAGCGATGAAAGAGGTGGATGCGTATATCGGAAATCGTGCGGTGATGAGCTATAAAATTGAACAAGAATTTTTAAACAGTTTAAAAATAGACGCACTTGAACGTAGCCGAAAAAGTGTACCGCTCTCGTTGGGTGTTCCAAGGAGCAATCCAATGCTTTTTTCTATTTTGGAGAAGAGTATGGAGGCGATTCCTCGTGAGACATGGGTCAAAATTCTCTCAAAATGGTCCAATGAAAAACCTTTAAGTTTAGATTTGACTTCTGAGGAGAGAGCGTATTTAAAGATGAAAAAGGAGCTTCGTTTTGTGGCGGGCAATGAAGAATGGAAACCTTTTTCATTTTTAGATAAAAATGGACAGATGCAAGGTTTGGAGAAGGATTTTTTAAAACTCTTAGAGTCCTATCTTTCCGTCCCTATTTACGTGACACATCTTCCATGGGAAGATGCACTCAAACAGGCAAAATCACACCATTTTGATGGCATTATCTCAGCTTCTCCGACGCCTGATCGATTAGAAAAACTCTCTTTTTCACATGCGTATTATATTTCACCTTTAGCTGTTGTCACACGTCATGATAATGTACGTGATATCAATGAAAATTTTGCTCAAAAACGTATTGCGGTGATGGAGGGTAGTGCGGTTGTTTTACATGTAAAAGAGCATTTTCCTGAGGCAAAAATTGTCTATACTAAAGAGGGTACACAAGGGCTTATCACGATGCTCTTAAAGCGTGAGGCTGAAGGAGCGATTGATACGATGCTTTCGCTTGAGTATCTTTTAAAGGAGAAATCCTTAGATGCGCAGGTGGAGATAGGATATTCGTTTTACTCTGAAGCTTTAAGTAGTTTTCAGTACGCCTTACGAAAGGATGAGCCTTTGTTACTGAGTATCATTAACAAAGCTATTGATGCGTATAGTTTGGATGAGCGTAAAAACATTAAGGAGCGTTGGGAAAGTAAAAATGGCAATGGTATGAAAACGGTGTCGTTAAAAGGTGAGCAAAAGCCTTTGACAACGCTGAGTAAAGAAGAGATTCAGTGGATTAAAGAGCATCCCATTATCAAAGTTTCAAATGAGCCTGATTTTCCACCTTTTGACTTTATGAAAGAGGGAAGAGCTGTTGGTTTGGGTGTGGATTATATGAACTTTGTGGCACAAAAAGTAGGGTTACATGTAAGCTATGTTCAATCAACATGGGAGGATTTACTCAAGCAGTTTGAAGCAGGGAAAATGGATGTTTTACAAAGTGTTTATCTCACAAAAAAACGTCAAGAGTATGCTTATTTTACCACGCCATTTTTTACCAATTATCCTGCTATGGCAGTACGTAAAGGAAGTTCAATTAAATCTTTAGCTGAGCTAAAAGGGAAAAAAGTTGCTCTAATGCGTGGGTATGGGACAAGTGAAAAATTGCTGAGGGATATTCCTGAAATTAAGCCGATTATGTGTACAAATGTTTATGAAGCCTTACATTTGGTCAGTTTTGGCGAAGCCGATGTGGCTTTTGATAGTGTGGGAACGATGAGTTATGCGATTATGGAGCAGATGCTCACCAATCTGAGCATTCATAAAATTGATGTGAGCGATAAAGAACTTTCCAGTGATGTCCATTTTGCGGTGAAAAAAGAGAAAGCAATTTTGTATAGTATTTTACAAAAAGCCTTAGATGCGATGACGCCAGAAGAGCATATCGCATTGCGTAGTAAATGGGTTTTTAGCAATGAGACCAATTTTCAAGCGGAGCAAAAATCGCATTTTCAACTGAGTTCTCAAGAAAAAGCGTGGCTCAAAGAGCACCCTATCCTTCTCTTTACGGGAGATCCTCGTTATTTACCCTATGAAGCATTTAATAAAGAGGGTAAATACATAGGGATTGTGGCTGATTTGCTGCAAAAGATGGAAAAAGAACTAGGGATTCATATAGAAAAAGTTCCAAGTTTGACGTGGCAAGATGCCCTTTTAAAGGCAAAAAACAAAGAGGTCGATATGATCTCGGCGTATGAAAACGATAAAATCCTTAGTGAAACACATCTTTCCACAAAGCCTTATGTCAGCAGTCCTTTGGTCATTGTGACACGTAAAGACAAACACAAGTATTTTCTCAATTCTCTCCTAGAGCTTGAAAATCAAAAAATCGCCATTATAAAAGATTACAGTTATATTCAAGGGCTCAAAGCGGCGTATCCAAAATTGCATTACATGGAAGTTGAAAATGCGAAAAAAGGGTTTGAAGGTGTTGCCTCAGGGGAATACGATGCCATGGTTGTTTCATTGCGGTTAGCAACCTATGCACTTCATACGATGGGACTGCATAATTTGCATGTCATTGGAAAAACCGATATGAATATGCATTTGGCGTTCAATGTCAAAAAAGAGTGGGAGCCATTGGTGGGTATTTTAAACAAAGCCATCGCTGCTATACCACCTGAGGAGCTTCAGCAAATCCTCAAACGCTGGGGACCTGAAGATATCGACACTCCTTTTGATATGACGCTTTTTTTAGAGGTTGTTTCTTTTGCGCTCTTAGCGCTTATAGCCCTTTTTTATTGGAACTATTTACTTAAACGTCAAGTGGCGAGTAAAACGGCTGAACTCTCCTCTTTGCTGAAATCATTTGATGCCCATGTCATTGCTTCTAAGACGGATTTGAAAGGGGTTATTACCTATGTTTCGGATGCGTTTTGTCAGATTAGCGGTTATAAGCGTGAAGAGCTGATGGGTAAAAATCATCGTATTAGCAGACATCCTGATAACGATGCGAAAATTTATGAAGAGATGTGGGCTGTCATTACGCATGGGGGAGCGTGGAAAGGGCGTATTAAAAATAAGACGAAAGAGGGTGGATATTATTGGGTAGATAGTGTGATTGAGCAAGAGCTTGATGCTTCAGGAAAGGTGGTGGGTTACGCTGCGATTCGTCATGATGTAACCGCTCATGTTGAGTTAGAAGAGCTTAGTGAAAAGCTTGAGAGTATCGTAGAGAAACGAACGCAAGATTTGGCGTTTTTAAACAAAGAACAACAAGCTATTTTTGACTCGACGAGCGTAGGTATTGTTCTTTTAAAAGAGCGTTTGATTGTGCAGTGCAATAAGCGCATTGATGAGATGTTAGGCTATAAAATAGGAGAACAACTTAACCAAAGTACGGATATTTGGTACCGTGAAATACCTGATTATCAATCCGTTTATGAACAGGTGTGGCATGGTGAAGTGGTTCGTTTTGAACATCGCTTAATGCGTAAAGATGGAACACTGTTTTGGGCAAGGCTATCGGGTCGAGCGATTGATTATTTGGATAAAGAAAAAGGTGTGGTGGTAGTGGTTGAAGATATTAGCACGGAGAAAGAAGCACTCGAAGCCATTCAAAGAGCCAAATCTCTTGCAGAAGAAGCGACACAGGTTAAAAGTGCGTTTTTAGCCAATATGAGTCATGAAATTCGTACTCCTATGAATGCGATTATTGGAATGGCGCATTTGGCATTGCAGACAGAACTTTCCAATCAACAGCGCAATTATCTTGTAAAAATTGACAGTGCTTCCAAACATCTTTTAGGCATCATCAATGATATTTTGGATTTTTCAAAAATCGAAGCAGGTAAGATGCGTTTCGAGTCGATTGATTTTTATTTGGAAGATGTGATGGAGCATTTAGCAGATCTTTCTGTGATGAAAGCGCAAGAAAAAGGTTTGGAGCTTTTATTTGATATTGAGACCAACATCCCAACAGCCCTCAGAGGTGATCCCCTGCGTTTGGGACAAATTTTGATTAATCTGGTTAATAACGCTATAAAGTTTACCGCACAAGGAGAGATACGGCTTTTTGTAAAGCTACTGGCACAAGAAGCAAAACAGGTACATCTTTTATTTGAAGTACACGATACGGGCATTGGCATTGATGAAGCACAGCAGGCAAAATTGTTTGAGGCATTTTCTCAAGCAGATTTATCGACAACAAGAGAGTTTGGTGGTTCAGGGTTAGGACTTGCGATTTGTAAGCATTTGGTTGAAATGATGCAGGGAAAAATTTGGGTTAAAAGCACCCTAGGTGAAGGCAGTACTTTTTCCTTTAGCGCTCAGTTTGAATTGCAAGAGGAGCAGAAAAAACCACAATTTAATGATGAGGATGTTCGCAATCTGCGTATTTTGATTGTGGATGATAATGCTAGTGCGAGAGAGATTTTAGAAAATATCTTACGTTCGTTTCACTTTAATGTTCACAGTGTCTGCGATGGGCATCATGCGTTGAGTCTTTTAAAAGAGGCGCAAAAAGAGCCTCAGCCGTATAATTTAGTCTTAATTGATTGGATGATGCCACAACTCAATGGGATTGAGACGATTCGGAAAATTCGTGAAGAGATTGTGAGCGATCAGCCTTTAATGTTTATTATGATTACAGCGTACAGTAAAGAGGAGCTTCAAAAAGAGCTTGAAGAGCTTTTTGTGGATGGCATTTTGATTAAGCCTATTAGTCCTTCAACGCTTTTAAATACCATTTTAAATGTTCTTGGAAAAGAGGTGATGCGCCTTTCTCGCAAGGAAGATAAACAAGCGCTTTATCGTGAATCCATCCATGCCCTTCGTGGTGCGAAAGTTTTACTGGTTGAAGATAACATCATCAATCAAGAAATAGCCAAAGAGATTTTAGAACGTGAAGGAATGGATATTGTCGTGGCAAACCACGGTAAGGAAGCATTGGAATGGATAGAAAAAGAGTCTTTTGATGGTGTTTTAATGGATTGTCAAATGCCTGTTATGGATGGGTTTGAAGCGACCCGTTTGATGCGAGAAGGGGGTCATACGCTTCCCATTTTAGCCATGACTGCCAATGCAATGGAGGGAGATAAAGAGCGTTGTTTGGCATGTGGGATGAATGACCATATCAGTAAACCGATTGATATGGCAAAACTTTTTATAACCATGGCAAAATGGATTGTTCCATCCAATCCACGCCCTTTGAAGATAATACAAAAAGAGGAGAGAGCAGATAGACCACTCTTAAATGTTGAAGGTTTGGATATCGAAAAAGCACTCTTACATGTCAATAACAATCACGCACTTTTAGAAACCCTGTGGCGTCGTTTTGTGGAAACACAAGCAGAGTGTGCTGAACGTATTGAAGAGGCACTGCGTATAGGTGATACAGAAAAAGCGATGCGAGAAGCACATACCCTTAAAGGTTTATCGGGCAATATCGGTGCGAGGGAACTTTTTGAATCTTCTAAAAATTTAGAGCATAGTTTAAAAGAGTCTTCAAGCGATATTCCTCTGTTTTTATGTCAAACAAAACAGGATCTTGAAACGGTCATAGCGCATTTAAAAGAGGCGTTTTTAGATGAAGCAACCCATAAAGAAGTTTTGGACTTTGAGGCAATTTTAACTCAAGAGGCATTGCATGAAAAATTAAATGACCTTGGGTATCTTTTGAAAGAACTGGACTCTGAAGCGATTGATGTCTTAGCGAATATTCGAGCTTCATTGTTTCATTTAGGGTATAAAAAAGAAGTTGAAGAGATGGAAAAAGCACTTGCTTCATTCGATTTTGAAAAAGCCTATGCACTACTTAAGGAGATAAAATAG
- a CDS encoding 3'-5' exonuclease yields the protein MKIILLDTETTGIYEKDRICQLAFLVLNEELEVEEIHNDLCQPPVMISYEAMAVHHITPERVAHEVSCIQTRAYQRLLELNTPYNLLVIHNASFDLTMLEKEGFVSQMNLVDTFRILRAYYPNEGSFSLQYKRYQWGLYHQEATFQKKHTVSIEAHDALGDVVVLKHLFEKLCEEHSLPQMMLLCQAPILLSHIPYGKHKGKKFVEVAQSARQDLHYMLGATGVDEDVKASILHALDATKTELELKIGFGKYATKTPQEVFELDPNYLRWMLEKMDNLNAELKEAIEKILNT from the coding sequence ATGAAAATTATTTTACTCGATACTGAAACAACCGGTATTTATGAGAAAGACCGCATTTGCCAGTTGGCTTTTTTGGTTCTCAATGAAGAGCTAGAAGTGGAGGAGATTCACAACGATTTGTGTCAACCGCCTGTGATGATTTCCTATGAAGCAATGGCGGTACATCATATTACCCCTGAGCGGGTGGCACATGAGGTTTCTTGTATTCAAACACGTGCGTATCAGCGATTATTGGAGCTCAATACCCCTTACAATCTTTTAGTGATTCACAACGCCTCGTTTGATCTTACCATGCTTGAAAAAGAGGGGTTTGTGTCACAGATGAACCTTGTGGATACGTTTCGTATTTTACGAGCGTACTATCCTAATGAGGGTTCTTTTAGCCTTCAATACAAACGTTACCAATGGGGTTTGTACCATCAAGAAGCAACGTTTCAAAAAAAACACACTGTGAGCATAGAAGCGCATGATGCACTAGGTGATGTGGTCGTTCTGAAGCATCTTTTTGAGAAGCTTTGTGAGGAGCACTCTTTGCCACAGATGATGCTTTTATGTCAAGCGCCTATTCTTTTAAGCCACATTCCTTATGGTAAACATAAGGGGAAGAAGTTTGTAGAGGTCGCACAGAGCGCTCGTCAAGATTTGCACTATATGTTAGGTGCTACTGGTGTTGATGAGGATGTTAAAGCCTCTATTCTTCATGCGCTTGATGCGACAAAAACAGAGCTTGAGTTGAAAATAGGCTTTGGCAAATATGCCACTAAAACGCCTCAGGAAGTCTTTGAGTTAGACCCAAACTATTTACGGTGGATGCTTGAGAAGATGGACAATCTCAATGCGGAACTTAAAGAGGCGATTGAGAAGATTTTAAACACCTAA
- a CDS encoding monovalent cation:proton antiporter-2 (CPA2) family protein — protein MDLFLLSVLVLLAVTSIMVTISRHIGLGSILGLLIAGIIVGPHTGGFTVTSQVEALRHFTEFGVVLLLFIIGLEMQPSKLWSMRKEVFGLGSLQVIASGVVLGFYMHFFVEDLGVAMLIGFTLALSSTALVMQLLQEKGKMNTEHGKSAFAILLLQDLAVVPLLAILPLLSTQQQVQTPWWESLATVVVMFILLVAFGQYIIPNALDKVAKQRNKDAFLLLTMLSVVLSAYLMDHAGLSMALGAFLMGMFLSTSRYNFQIEATLEPFKGILMSLFFIAVGMSIDFNAILENPLVFSGHIIVILVLKALVVFGLVLAFGGNKSGAIKLAFLLNQSGEFGFVLFGSAKALNVIDDTLFVVGIGVISISMLVTPVLYSFGCSLANKLANLSQFSYFNTENAAMEQKVVVAGYGSTGKVISKMLKSSGIPFIVFDVNAQEVSLGRKNGMPVFFGDITDMRLLNTIKIDQASMLIVSIDHSISAIKIVKHIKESYPHIKILARALDIKVMDKLLLAGANWVIAETLESSIRTGEEALAQMGVPNDEVLALMELLRKNEYEAIREITKE, from the coding sequence ATGGACTTGTTCCTTCTTTCAGTACTGGTACTTTTAGCGGTAACTTCCATTATGGTAACGATCTCAAGACATATTGGGCTTGGTTCTATTTTGGGATTATTGATTGCAGGAATTATTGTGGGTCCGCATACAGGTGGCTTTACCGTAACGAGTCAGGTGGAGGCATTGCGCCATTTTACTGAATTTGGTGTGGTGCTTTTACTTTTCATTATTGGGCTTGAGATGCAGCCTTCAAAGCTTTGGTCGATGCGCAAAGAGGTTTTTGGTTTGGGTTCTTTGCAGGTTATTGCCTCAGGTGTGGTACTGGGTTTTTACATGCATTTTTTTGTAGAGGATTTAGGTGTTGCGATGCTGATAGGCTTTACGTTAGCGCTTTCCTCTACGGCTCTTGTCATGCAACTCTTACAAGAAAAAGGGAAAATGAACACCGAGCATGGTAAAAGTGCGTTTGCGATTTTACTCCTTCAAGATTTAGCCGTTGTACCTCTTTTAGCTATTTTGCCTTTGCTTTCTACGCAACAACAGGTGCAAACCCCATGGTGGGAATCGTTAGCGACGGTGGTGGTGATGTTTATTCTTTTGGTCGCATTTGGGCAGTATATTATTCCTAATGCGCTGGATAAAGTCGCTAAACAGCGTAATAAAGATGCTTTTCTTCTCTTAACCATGCTCAGTGTTGTGCTCTCAGCGTATTTGATGGATCATGCGGGGCTTTCTATGGCTTTGGGGGCTTTTTTGATGGGTATGTTTCTCTCAACATCACGGTACAATTTTCAGATTGAAGCCACATTGGAGCCTTTTAAAGGTATTTTGATGAGCCTCTTTTTTATTGCGGTGGGCATGTCCATTGATTTCAATGCGATTTTAGAGAATCCTTTGGTTTTTAGTGGGCATATTATCGTGATTTTAGTGCTCAAAGCTTTGGTGGTTTTTGGTCTGGTTTTAGCCTTTGGAGGCAATAAAAGTGGTGCGATTAAATTAGCGTTTTTGCTCAATCAAAGTGGTGAGTTTGGCTTTGTTCTCTTTGGTTCAGCCAAAGCACTTAATGTCATTGATGATACGCTGTTTGTCGTGGGCATTGGTGTGATTTCTATTAGTATGCTTGTTACCCCAGTGCTTTATAGTTTTGGATGTTCCCTTGCTAATAAATTGGCAAATTTATCGCAATTCTCCTATTTTAATACAGAAAATGCCGCAATGGAGCAAAAGGTCGTTGTAGCGGGTTATGGAAGTACCGGTAAAGTCATTTCGAAGATGCTCAAAAGCAGTGGCATTCCTTTTATAGTGTTTGATGTCAATGCACAAGAAGTCTCACTGGGGCGTAAAAATGGCATGCCTGTCTTTTTTGGAGACATTACGGATATGAGGCTTTTAAATACCATTAAAATTGATCAAGCGTCGATGCTTATTGTCTCCATTGACCACAGTATCAGTGCGATTAAAATTGTCAAACATATTAAAGAGAGTTATCCGCATATTAAGATTTTAGCCAGAGCTTTGGATATTAAAGTGATGGATAAATTACTGCTTGCGGGTGCGAATTGGGTGATTGCTGAAACTTTAGAGAGTAGTATACGAACAGGTGAAGAAGCGCTCGCTCAAATGGGTGTTCCCAATGATGAGGTCTTAGCATTGATGGAGTTACTCCGTAAAAACGAGTACGAAGCGATTCGCGAAATCACCAAAGAATAA
- a CDS encoding DnaB-like helicase C-terminal domain-containing protein, which translates to MNFNNIILLAGRPGSGKTEMLIAYANLYPKTTLFISNESTQETLINRGLSKEITYHNNFENVDLSTYKILCIDYLELFDKELIQKVITNALEQKLRIIVATQMKKNGEINNIFGQI; encoded by the coding sequence ATGAATTTTAACAATATTATTTTACTGGCGGGAAGACCAGGAAGTGGTAAAACTGAAATGTTGATAGCATATGCAAATCTCTATCCCAAAACAACTCTCTTTATATCAAACGAATCAACCCAAGAAACACTTATCAATAGAGGGTTGAGTAAAGAAATTACGTATCATAATAATTTTGAGAATGTTGATCTATCTACTTATAAAATACTCTGTATTGATTATTTAGAACTCTTTGATAAAGAGCTTATTCAAAAAGTTATTACTAATGCACTTGAACAAAAGTTAAGGATCATTGTTGCTACGCAGATGAAAAAAAATGGAGAAATCAATAATATTTTTGGACAGATATAA